The Neofelis nebulosa isolate mNeoNeb1 chromosome 16, mNeoNeb1.pri, whole genome shotgun sequence genome includes a window with the following:
- the C16H17orf80 gene encoding uncharacterized protein C17orf80 homolog isoform X2 — MEVCPYCKKPFKRLKSHLPHCKMIRPTVPADHKACQSKLATRPHATSRKRPITDLNNTTERELETRSEKRNTKLVKDKPERTVKSFPLPAVGLERASNTKADEYLKNRVRCSLKMLKDTEPKVAFQGETKAQFYASQNTTPNKELPKDLPPSGESRSKLSETKASLPLGPVEPSSSNQDRKPSALPSDVQTTSPDLRLDKIDPPRQKLLVKLVGTANGDYHSSPMNLDHGIERVRTSLSSNETESKARDHLSEVSSDVRDPEIQEKRMESQFLNFKVSPLGEIHVRENQGEGLDLGVEARGSTGNAEKIVSVTDTQERAKNFSGGDSATEKKCRDEGPDLNSFTPRETTCGELLSVSQSYNQNLASLAVRFFQEEKAAACGPHRVPDVKVFTERSERAPLPHGPGCGPQASRPGCQQPSHSVLLHASDSPFSQVGVAGRKGLSSSLGLEWFPELYPGYLGLGVLPGKPQYWNAVAQKPQLISPQGERLSQGWVRCSTTVRSGVGGVTMLFAGYFVLWCSWSFRHLKLQRWRKW; from the exons TTTAAACGATTAAAATCCCACTTGCCACACTGTAAGATGATAAGGCCAACTGTACCTGCTGATCACAAAGCTTGTCAGTCCAAGCTAGCTACACGCCCACATGCTACAAGCAGGAAAAGACCAATCACAGATTTAAATAACACTacagagagagagttagagaccaggagtgaaaaaagaaataccaagttGGTAAAGGACAAACCAGAACGGACAGTGAAGTCTTTTCCACTACCGGCCGTTGGTTTAGAAAGAGCAAGTAACACAAAGGCAGATGAATACCTCAAGAATCGAGTTCGGTGCTCCCTCAAAATGCTAAAAGATACTGAACCAAAGGTTGCTTTCCAGggagaaaccaaggctcagtTTTATGCATCACAAAATACCACTCCTAACAAAGAACTTCCCAAAGATTTGCCTCCATCAGGGGAGAGTAGAAGTAAGCTTTCAGAAACCAAAGCATCTTTACCTCTTGGCCCAGTAGAACCTTCTTCATCAAATCAAGATAGAAAACCTTCAGCCTTACCCAGTGATGTACAGACCACTTCTCCTGATTTAAGATTGGACAAAATTGATCCCCCAAGACAGAAGCTTCTAGTAAAGTTAGTAGGTACAGCTAATGGTGATTATCATAGTTCTCCTATGAATCTCGATCATGGGATTGAAAGAGTAAGAACGTCCTTGTCAAGCAATGAGACAGAGTCGAAGGCCAGGGACCACCTCTCAGAAGTCTCTAGTGATGTTAGAGACCCTGAGATtcaagaaaagagaatggaatcacaatttttaaattttaaagttagcCCATTAGGTGAAATCCACGTCAGGGAGAACCAAGGAGAAGGACTTGACCTTGGAGTGGAGGCACGTGGGAGCAcaggaaatgcagagaaaattGTATCTGTGACAGACACACAGGAACGGGCAAAGAACTTCAGTGGTGGTGATTCGGCCACAGAGAAGAAATGTCGAGACGAAGGTCCCGATTTAAATTCGTTCACTCCAAGGGAGACGACTTGCGGTGAGCTACTTTCTGTATCACAGTCGTATAATCAAAATCTGGCCTCTCTGGCTGTCCGATTTTTTCAAGAAGAGAAAGCAGCAGCCTGCGGTCCTCACCGAGTCCCTGATGTGAAGGTGTTCACAGAGCGTAGTGAGCGAGCTCCTCTGCCACACGGACCGGGCTGTGGGCCCCAGGCGTCACGACCTGGGTGCCAGCAGCCTTCACATTCAGTCCTGCTCCACGCCTCTGACAGCCCCTTCAGTCAGGTGGGCGTTGCTGGCAGGAAGGGCCTCTCAAGCTCCCTGGGCCTGGAGTGGTTTCCAGAGCTCTATCCTGGTTATCTTGGACTGGGGGTGTTGCCAGGGAAGCCCCAGTATTGGAATGCAGTGGCCCAGAAGCCTCAGCTCATCAGTCCCCAGGGGGAAAGACTCTCACAAG GCTGGGTCAGGTGCAGCACCACCGTGAGGAGTGGAGTTGGGGGCGTCACCATGCTCTTCGCGGGGTACTTCGTCCTCTGGTGCAGCTGGAGTTTCAGGCATCTGA AGCTGCAGCGCTGGCGTAAGTGGTGA
- the C16H17orf80 gene encoding uncharacterized protein C17orf80 homolog isoform X1: MEVCPYCKKPFKRLKSHLPHCKMIRPTVPADHKACQSKLATRPHATSRKRPITDLNNTTERELETRSEKRNTKLVKDKPERTVKSFPLPAVGLERASNTKADEYLKNRVRCSLKMLKDTEPKVAFQGETKAQFYASQNTTPNKELPKDLPPSGESRSKLSETKASLPLGPVEPSSSNQDRKPSALPSDVQTTSPDLRLDKIDPPRQKLLVKLVGTANGDYHSSPMNLDHGIERVRTSLSSNETESKARDHLSEVSSDVRDPEIQEKRMESQFLNFKVSPLGEIHVRENQGEGLDLGVEARGSTGNAEKIVSVTDTQERAKNFSGGDSATEKKCRDEGPDLNSFTPRETTCGELLSVSQSYNQNLASLAVRFFQEEKAAACGPHRVPDVKVFTERSERAPLPHGPGCGPQASRPGCQQPSHSVLLHASDSPFSQVGVAGRKGLSSSLGLEWFPELYPGYLGLGVLPGKPQYWNAVAQKPQLISPQGERLSQVPLLERSSTALRSLGPPTRLTPSSLSLMRLLGAVQKGWVRCSTTVRSGVGGVTMLFAGYFVLWCSWSFRHLKLQRWRKW, from the exons TTTAAACGATTAAAATCCCACTTGCCACACTGTAAGATGATAAGGCCAACTGTACCTGCTGATCACAAAGCTTGTCAGTCCAAGCTAGCTACACGCCCACATGCTACAAGCAGGAAAAGACCAATCACAGATTTAAATAACACTacagagagagagttagagaccaggagtgaaaaaagaaataccaagttGGTAAAGGACAAACCAGAACGGACAGTGAAGTCTTTTCCACTACCGGCCGTTGGTTTAGAAAGAGCAAGTAACACAAAGGCAGATGAATACCTCAAGAATCGAGTTCGGTGCTCCCTCAAAATGCTAAAAGATACTGAACCAAAGGTTGCTTTCCAGggagaaaccaaggctcagtTTTATGCATCACAAAATACCACTCCTAACAAAGAACTTCCCAAAGATTTGCCTCCATCAGGGGAGAGTAGAAGTAAGCTTTCAGAAACCAAAGCATCTTTACCTCTTGGCCCAGTAGAACCTTCTTCATCAAATCAAGATAGAAAACCTTCAGCCTTACCCAGTGATGTACAGACCACTTCTCCTGATTTAAGATTGGACAAAATTGATCCCCCAAGACAGAAGCTTCTAGTAAAGTTAGTAGGTACAGCTAATGGTGATTATCATAGTTCTCCTATGAATCTCGATCATGGGATTGAAAGAGTAAGAACGTCCTTGTCAAGCAATGAGACAGAGTCGAAGGCCAGGGACCACCTCTCAGAAGTCTCTAGTGATGTTAGAGACCCTGAGATtcaagaaaagagaatggaatcacaatttttaaattttaaagttagcCCATTAGGTGAAATCCACGTCAGGGAGAACCAAGGAGAAGGACTTGACCTTGGAGTGGAGGCACGTGGGAGCAcaggaaatgcagagaaaattGTATCTGTGACAGACACACAGGAACGGGCAAAGAACTTCAGTGGTGGTGATTCGGCCACAGAGAAGAAATGTCGAGACGAAGGTCCCGATTTAAATTCGTTCACTCCAAGGGAGACGACTTGCGGTGAGCTACTTTCTGTATCACAGTCGTATAATCAAAATCTGGCCTCTCTGGCTGTCCGATTTTTTCAAGAAGAGAAAGCAGCAGCCTGCGGTCCTCACCGAGTCCCTGATGTGAAGGTGTTCACAGAGCGTAGTGAGCGAGCTCCTCTGCCACACGGACCGGGCTGTGGGCCCCAGGCGTCACGACCTGGGTGCCAGCAGCCTTCACATTCAGTCCTGCTCCACGCCTCTGACAGCCCCTTCAGTCAGGTGGGCGTTGCTGGCAGGAAGGGCCTCTCAAGCTCCCTGGGCCTGGAGTGGTTTCCAGAGCTCTATCCTGGTTATCTTGGACTGGGGGTGTTGCCAGGGAAGCCCCAGTATTGGAATGCAGTGGCCCAGAAGCCTCAGCTCATCAGTCCCCAGGGGGAAAGACTCTCACAAG TTCCTTTGTTGGAAAGAAGCTCGACTGCTCTCAGGAGTTTGGGACCCCCGACCAGACTTACGCCCTCCAGCTTGTCTCTGATGAGGCTCTTGGGAGCTGTCCAGAAAG GCTGGGTCAGGTGCAGCACCACCGTGAGGAGTGGAGTTGGGGGCGTCACCATGCTCTTCGCGGGGTACTTCGTCCTCTGGTGCAGCTGGAGTTTCAGGCATCTGA AGCTGCAGCGCTGGCGTAAGTGGTGA